The following proteins are co-located in the Roseovarius arcticus genome:
- a CDS encoding ABC transporter ATP-binding protein — MPDTILTIADATKRYGPVNALDNVNLKVEEGEFLTLLGPSGSGKTTLLSAIAGFAPLTEGRIDLRGRDITGEPPEHRDFGMVFQGYALFPTMTVRDNIAFPLKVRKRPAAEIKKRVEYCLGLVQMEEFADRMPTQMSGGQQQRIALARALSFEPQVLLLDEPLSALDKKLRADLQWELKSLHDKLGVTFIYVTHDQDEALSMSDRVVILKDGRIQQEGVPDTLYNHPRNSFVADFLGKSNFLELPVSAREGDALTCTIGDTEFPVMAPGAAATDDVLNVALRPERIRLDQPGQEMLDGTIRQVSYLGERCLVMVDHEATGTLMISQPTWKAGVTPRAGLPVSFGWDADACVVLEPGG, encoded by the coding sequence ATGCCAGACACGATCCTCACCATCGCGGACGCAACCAAGCGGTATGGCCCAGTGAATGCCCTCGATAATGTTAACTTAAAAGTTGAAGAGGGCGAATTTCTCACCCTTCTGGGGCCGTCGGGATCGGGTAAAACGACGCTGCTATCAGCTATCGCAGGCTTTGCCCCGCTGACCGAGGGGCGCATAGATCTGCGCGGCCGCGACATTACCGGCGAGCCGCCCGAGCACCGCGATTTCGGCATGGTGTTTCAGGGCTACGCCTTGTTTCCGACGATGACCGTGCGCGATAATATCGCCTTTCCGCTCAAGGTGCGTAAGCGCCCCGCTGCCGAGATCAAGAAGCGTGTCGAATACTGCCTGGGTCTGGTGCAAATGGAAGAGTTTGCCGATCGAATGCCGACGCAGATGTCGGGCGGGCAGCAGCAACGCATTGCACTGGCGCGCGCGCTGTCTTTCGAGCCGCAGGTTTTGCTGCTGGACGAGCCATTGTCGGCGCTAGACAAGAAGCTGCGGGCAGACCTGCAATGGGAGTTGAAGTCCCTGCATGACAAGCTTGGCGTTACATTTATTTACGTCACCCACGATCAGGATGAGGCATTATCGATGTCCGACCGTGTCGTGATTCTCAAGGATGGTCGCATCCAGCAAGAGGGTGTGCCGGATACGCTGTATAATCATCCGCGCAACAGCTTTGTGGCTGATTTTCTGGGCAAGTCCAACTTTCTAGAATTACCAGTCAGCGCACGCGAGGGCGATGCGCTGACATGCACCATTGGTGACACAGAATTCCCGGTGATGGCACCGGGGGCCGCTGCCACTGACGATGTATTGAACGTAGCGCTGCGCCCTGAGCGGATTCGTCTGGATCAACCGGGCCAAGAGATGCTGGACGGCACCATTCGGCAGGTTAGCTATCTGGGCGAGCGGTGCCTCGTGATGGTTGACCATGAGGCGACCGGCACGCTGATGATATCGCAACCTACATGGAAGGCAGGTGTGACGCCGCGCGCTGGCCTGCCCGTCAGCTTTGGCTGGGACGCGGACGCCTGCGTCGTGCTGGAGCCGGGTGGCTGA
- a CDS encoding amidohydrolase family protein: MAGRYLLKNALHVAHEGRVPVLRTGAIAIEGGRIAAITDDLSGTNFDAFEPIDMTGRLISPGFINSHTHAVLLALRGTVEDIEGNLVYQYMVPASYLLQPDERAAIARLACAEAIRCGTTTMVDPLRHVADYAPAMIATGMRLWLAESCADAVTTEVGSGTYRFDREFGETFLTRTQQLIERFHGSEDDRVRVIMAAHAPDNCSPWMLGQVTELARKHGLRRTIHLSQIISEKSQVEKLHGCTSTEYLAQNNFLGEDLLAVHWTFCNDSDVRTLADSGTRLIHSPASMSAKGPHPLPMKAILDAGVRIALSTDNMTEDMFQSMKAALMLHRGAYQRSVTPGPGDVFNYATLNGAEALDHDGIGSIAVGKCADLAVIDLQTPVMAPRLSAISNLVHYGHPGIVTDTMVAGRFLMRDRVLTTMNEADAVTEGQAATDAMWTRFAASGASVPMPSRDPV; this comes from the coding sequence ATGGCAGGGCGATACCTGCTGAAAAACGCGCTTCATGTCGCGCATGAGGGGCGTGTGCCTGTTCTGCGCACCGGCGCGATCGCGATTGAGGGCGGCCGTATCGCCGCCATCACGGACGATCTGAGCGGGACAAATTTCGACGCATTCGAGCCGATTGATATGACCGGGCGGCTGATCAGCCCCGGCTTTATCAACAGCCACACCCATGCGGTGCTGCTGGCCCTGCGCGGCACGGTCGAGGATATCGAGGGCAACCTCGTCTACCAGTATATGGTGCCCGCATCCTACCTGTTGCAGCCGGACGAACGCGCGGCTATCGCGCGGCTTGCTTGCGCCGAGGCGATCCGCTGCGGCACCACCACAATGGTCGATCCGCTGCGACATGTTGCCGATTATGCGCCTGCGATGATCGCAACGGGGATGCGCCTGTGGCTGGCCGAAAGCTGCGCAGACGCGGTCACCACCGAGGTGGGCAGTGGCACGTACCGATTTGACCGCGAATTCGGCGAGACATTTTTGACGCGCACCCAGCAGCTGATCGAGCGGTTTCACGGGTCCGAGGATGACCGCGTGCGCGTCATCATGGCCGCCCATGCACCCGACAATTGCAGCCCTTGGATGCTGGGGCAGGTGACGGAGCTGGCGCGCAAACATGGCCTGCGCCGTACCATCCATCTGAGCCAGATCATCAGCGAAAAGAGCCAAGTCGAGAAGCTGCACGGCTGCACATCTACAGAGTACCTCGCGCAGAACAATTTTCTGGGCGAGGACTTGCTGGCCGTCCACTGGACATTTTGCAACGACAGCGACGTGAGGACGCTAGCAGATAGCGGCACGCGCCTGATCCATTCACCTGCGTCGATGTCAGCCAAAGGGCCGCATCCGCTTCCGATGAAGGCGATACTGGATGCGGGCGTGCGGATCGCACTGAGTACTGACAACATGACCGAGGATATGTTTCAGTCGATGAAGGCGGCGTTGATGCTGCACAGGGGCGCCTATCAGCGGTCGGTGACGCCCGGCCCCGGTGATGTTTTTAACTATGCGACGCTGAACGGCGCCGAGGCGTTGGACCATGACGGGATTGGCAGCATCGCTGTTGGGAAATGCGCAGATCTGGCGGTGATTGATTTGCAGACACCGGTGATGGCGCCGCGCCTGTCTGCAATCTCGAATCTGGTGCATTACGGACATCCGGGTATTGTGACGGATACGATGGTTGCGGGCCGGTTCTTGATGCGGGATCGGGTCCTGACCACGATGAACGAGGCTGATGCCGTCACCGAGGGGCAGGCGGCGACCGATGCGATGTGGACGCGATTTGCTGCCAGCGGTGCAAGCGTGCCGATGCCATCGCGTGATCCGGTCTGA
- a CDS encoding DUF1028 domain-containing protein has translation MTFSLAGRCVETGQIGYVVATSSVCVGARVGAVAAGVVVFSQARTDPRLHAVGLEAWRKMPGDAAGALDAMKAHAVALHWRQLGVFPMHGSAAHHTGASCLEHYGGLVGAHSMALGNFLGTDRVMPAMVDTFEGSKGPLALRLLTAIRAGETAGSEREPLQSASLVVMGADDLREVDLRVDYDTDPLARMGHLLDDWLPKAAAYRTRAIDPDNAPSSASVESR, from the coding sequence ATGACGTTTTCCCTAGCAGGTCGCTGCGTCGAAACCGGGCAGATCGGCTATGTCGTCGCGACATCCTCGGTCTGCGTGGGCGCGCGGGTCGGCGCGGTCGCGGCCGGCGTCGTGGTCTTCTCGCAGGCCCGCACCGATCCGCGTCTTCATGCGGTCGGCCTTGAGGCATGGCGAAAGATGCCCGGTGATGCGGCCGGCGCGTTGGACGCAATGAAGGCACATGCCGTCGCTCTCCATTGGCGCCAACTCGGCGTCTTTCCGATGCACGGGAGTGCGGCGCATCACACCGGCGCATCGTGCCTCGAACACTACGGGGGGTTGGTTGGCGCACATTCGATGGCGCTGGGTAATTTCCTCGGCACGGACCGCGTTATGCCTGCCATGGTTGACACCTTTGAGGGCAGCAAGGGCCCGTTGGCCCTACGCCTGCTGACCGCAATCCGCGCAGGCGAGACAGCAGGCAGCGAGCGCGAGCCATTGCAGTCAGCATCGCTTGTCGTCATGGGCGCGGACGATTTGAGAGAGGTGGATCTGCGCGTGGATTACGACACCGATCCGCTTGCCAGGATGGGCCACCTATTGGACGACTGGCTGCCCAAGGCAGCAGCCTATCGCACACGTGCGATTGACCCAGACAATGCACCGTCATCGGCGTCTGTCGAAAGCCGCTAA
- a CDS encoding DUF1028 domain-containing protein produces the protein MTFSIIGRCERTGAFGAAITTSDLAVGSRCVRLAHGKGAVLSQHRTDSRLGDLGIALLKDGLEANDALARVCASSEHIDWRQVGVLDASGRAAVYHGRRMYSIYSHTARPNCLALGNILDNDGVTAAMADAFGANDASPLADKLMRALEAGRDAGGEVMGQLKSAALRVSGEHGIDTYDLRIDISEGDAVADLRGLYTAYRDREDRLRCVALTPDQVPVSRSLFEASVARISSLGLEARFPVARNADDWTLQ, from the coding sequence ATGACATTTTCCATCATCGGCAGGTGCGAGCGGACGGGCGCCTTTGGCGCGGCCATTACCACCTCTGACCTCGCGGTCGGATCGCGCTGTGTGCGCTTGGCTCATGGCAAGGGTGCGGTCCTGTCGCAGCACCGCACAGATAGCCGTCTTGGTGATCTTGGCATCGCACTTTTGAAAGACGGACTTGAGGCTAACGATGCATTGGCCCGCGTCTGCGCCTCTAGCGAACATATCGACTGGCGGCAGGTCGGCGTGCTGGATGCCAGCGGGAGGGCGGCGGTCTATCACGGACGGCGCATGTACTCGATCTATTCGCATACCGCGCGGCCGAACTGCCTCGCGCTGGGAAATATTTTGGATAATGACGGCGTGACTGCGGCGATGGCAGATGCCTTTGGCGCCAATGACGCCAGCCCGCTTGCGGACAAGCTGATGCGCGCGCTGGAGGCGGGCCGCGATGCGGGCGGTGAGGTCATGGGCCAGCTGAAATCTGCCGCGTTGCGCGTGTCGGGCGAGCATGGGATCGACACCTATGATTTGCGCATAGATATATCAGAGGGCGATGCCGTGGCGGATCTGCGCGGGCTCTATACCGCCTATCGCGACCGCGAAGATCGGCTGCGCTGCGTTGCACTTACACCCGATCAGGTGCCAGTCTCGCGCAGCTTGTTTGAGGCGAGCGTGGCGCGCATCTCCAGTTTGGGTCTAGAGGCGCGTTTTCCTGTGGCGCGCAATGCGGATGACTGGACGTTGCAGTAA
- a CDS encoding extracellular solute-binding protein, producing MTDFNDTTDHEAKADLIEIAAYRYKEGLLTRRGFVAAMMALGALPALSGKAMAQAKEIVVVNWGGEASEVLQKVMADTYTAETGIPVIVDGSGPSGGKIRAMVESGAVVWDLCDSGMGTAIILEQQGVIQPINYDIVKRSDVLEQAAYKSAVGNYVYSYVLATNPKMLGGNVPQTWEDVWNVKDFPGMRTFRKSVRGMLESATMAQGVPMEEVYQVLDTEDGIDAAIDKFRQIRDHIIVWGSGSDSQNLFLQEEVSIGNIWSTRAHLLKDQMDEESFSASFDGGVLAPGMWVVPNNNPAGSDEVMKFIAHTQKPELQVQWLELIGSGPANPAAAPLVPEHLQKWNPTSPENMAKQIFYNDEWYGKNQVAAEEKYIDALIN from the coding sequence ATGACCGATTTCAATGATACCACTGACCACGAGGCGAAGGCCGACCTGATCGAGATCGCCGCCTACAGGTACAAAGAAGGCCTGCTGACGCGCCGTGGCTTTGTCGCGGCAATGATGGCGCTGGGCGCGCTGCCCGCGCTCAGCGGCAAGGCGATGGCGCAAGCCAAGGAGATCGTGGTCGTCAACTGGGGCGGAGAAGCCTCGGAGGTGCTGCAGAAGGTGATGGCTGATACCTACACCGCCGAGACCGGCATCCCGGTGATTGTCGACGGCTCCGGCCCCTCGGGCGGCAAGATCCGCGCCATGGTAGAAAGCGGCGCAGTAGTCTGGGATCTGTGCGACAGCGGCATGGGCACCGCGATCATTCTTGAGCAGCAGGGCGTGATCCAGCCAATCAACTACGACATCGTCAAACGCTCCGACGTGCTGGAGCAGGCCGCTTACAAAAGCGCGGTGGGCAATTACGTCTATTCCTATGTGCTGGCTACCAACCCCAAGATGCTGGGTGGCAACGTGCCACAGACATGGGAAGACGTGTGGAACGTCAAGGATTTCCCAGGGATGCGTACCTTCCGCAAGTCGGTCCGCGGGATGCTGGAATCGGCCACCATGGCGCAGGGTGTGCCCATGGAAGAAGTTTACCAAGTGTTGGATACCGAAGACGGCATTGATGCCGCGATCGACAAGTTCCGCCAGATCCGCGACCACATCATCGTCTGGGGATCCGGCAGCGATAGCCAGAACCTGTTTCTTCAGGAGGAGGTCTCGATCGGCAATATCTGGTCGACCCGCGCGCATCTTCTCAAGGACCAAATGGACGAGGAGAGTTTCTCCGCCAGCTTCGATGGAGGCGTTTTGGCCCCAGGTATGTGGGTTGTGCCGAATAACAATCCCGCCGGTAGCGACGAGGTAATGAAATTCATTGCCCACACCCAGAAGCCTGAATTGCAGGTGCAATGGCTGGAATTGATCGGATCGGGCCCGGCTAACCCCGCAGCAGCGCCATTGGTGCCCGAGCATCTGCAAAAGTGGAACCCGACCAGCCCGGAAAACATGGCCAAGCAGATATTCTATAACGATGAATGGTACGGCAAAAACCAAGTCGCAGCCGAAGAGAAATACATCGACGCGCTGATCAACTGA
- a CDS encoding LysR family transcriptional regulator, translated as MINARQLEVLCAVIELGTTAKAAEVLAVSQPAVSNMIRHVETLAGFALFERERGRLTPTPEARHIAQEAQHLFMQQRRVSSIIEELRGGMTGRLSIVATPSIGQRILPQVLAKFLESRPKLNVTLDLGHTDQIANRLVSGQAELGLSISQPRHSALTVRPIADAQLLCVCLEGHELALSRVVRIEALNHARHISYSSETPLGQMIDAAFSQRGLERRYFFEVRHTMAALELVANGVGVALVDSFALAGRDLAGMALRPINPVMDLKAYSATSKLFPTSNVALQFQSFFSQYVAEHLQMIPSPSDE; from the coding sequence GTGATCAATGCCCGCCAGTTGGAGGTGCTCTGCGCCGTGATCGAGTTGGGGACCACAGCCAAAGCGGCCGAGGTGCTGGCCGTCAGTCAGCCGGCTGTTAGCAACATGATCCGACATGTCGAAACACTCGCCGGTTTCGCCCTGTTCGAGCGCGAGAGGGGCCGCCTGACCCCGACGCCCGAGGCGCGCCATATCGCGCAGGAGGCGCAGCACCTTTTTATGCAGCAGCGCCGGGTCTCATCGATTATCGAAGAGTTGCGCGGCGGTATGACTGGGCGGTTGAGCATCGTTGCGACCCCATCAATCGGGCAGCGTATCCTGCCGCAGGTGCTAGCCAAATTTCTCGAATCGCGGCCCAAGCTGAATGTAACGCTGGATCTGGGCCATACCGACCAGATCGCCAATCGACTGGTTAGCGGGCAGGCCGAACTGGGGCTGTCGATTAGCCAGCCACGTCATTCCGCGTTGACGGTGCGGCCGATTGCCGACGCGCAACTGCTATGCGTCTGCCTCGAGGGGCATGAGTTGGCGCTATCGCGGGTGGTACGGATTGAGGCGCTGAACCATGCGCGTCACATTTCGTATTCGTCCGAAACACCTCTCGGCCAGATGATCGACGCCGCGTTTTCCCAGCGCGGACTGGAGCGGCGCTATTTCTTTGAGGTGCGCCATACGATGGCCGCGCTTGAGTTGGTTGCGAACGGTGTGGGCGTGGCTCTGGTCGACAGCTTTGCTCTGGCGGGGCGCGATCTGGCGGGTATGGCACTGCGCCCAATCAATCCGGTGATGGACTTAAAGGCATATTCGGCAACGTCAAAGCTCTTTCCAACCTCAAATGTCGCGCTCCAATTTCAGAGCTTTTTCAGTCAGTATGTGGCCGAGCATCTCCAGATGATCCCGTCACCATCTGATGAGTAA
- a CDS encoding N-carbamoyl-D-amino-acid hydrolase, whose amino-acid sequence MSRSEVFAVAQMGPVHLADTKAAVVTRLIDMLREAHGRGATWVTFPELALTTFFPRYVYETPEEYDVFYEEGLPSPAMIPLFDAAKDLGVGFYLGYAEKVHEGGRTRRFNTSILVGPNGDILGKYRKIHLPGTVDPIGDLEFEHLEKRYFEVGDMGFPTFATPSGRFGMCICNDRRWPETFRVMALRGAEVFMLGYNTPTRNIHHHEPAYLREFHHRLSMESAAYQNGAWVMAAAKCGSEDGFAMIGGSMIVAPTGEVVARAASEDDEVITHSCDLDMGAYIRRSVFDFARHRRIEHYGPITQQTGVEIPE is encoded by the coding sequence ATGTCGCGCAGCGAGGTCTTTGCCGTCGCCCAGATGGGGCCAGTTCATCTGGCCGACACCAAGGCTGCGGTCGTTACCCGGCTCATCGATATGCTGCGCGAGGCGCATGGGCGCGGCGCGACTTGGGTAACCTTTCCCGAACTGGCGCTAACTACGTTCTTCCCGCGCTATGTCTATGAAACACCCGAAGAATACGACGTATTCTACGAAGAAGGGCTGCCCTCCCCCGCAATGATTCCGCTGTTCGATGCGGCCAAGGATCTGGGCGTTGGGTTTTACCTCGGCTATGCTGAAAAGGTGCACGAAGGCGGGCGCACCCGCCGTTTCAACACCTCCATTCTTGTCGGCCCCAACGGTGATATCTTGGGAAAGTACCGCAAAATCCACCTGCCCGGCACGGTCGACCCAATTGGCGATTTGGAATTTGAGCACTTGGAAAAACGCTATTTCGAGGTGGGCGACATGGGTTTTCCCACCTTCGCCACGCCCTCTGGCCGGTTCGGCATGTGCATCTGCAATGACCGCCGCTGGCCCGAGACGTTTCGCGTGATGGCCCTGCGCGGGGCCGAAGTGTTCATGCTGGGCTACAACACCCCCACCCGCAACATTCACCATCACGAGCCTGCGTATTTGCGTGAATTCCACCACCGCCTCAGCATGGAATCGGCGGCCTACCAGAACGGCGCATGGGTTATGGCGGCCGCCAAATGCGGGTCAGAGGACGGCTTCGCGATGATCGGTGGCTCAATGATCGTCGCACCTACCGGCGAGGTGGTCGCGCGCGCCGCCAGCGAGGATGACGAGGTCATCACGCATAGCTGTGATCTGGACATGGGCGCATATATCCGCCGTTCGGTCTTTGACTTTGCCCGGCATCGCCGTATCGAGCATTACGGCCCGATTACCCAGCAAACCGGTGTGGAGATACCCGAATGA
- a CDS encoding ABC transporter permease codes for MKTSGFRIFFMTGAWMVLAFLLLPILVVIPVSLTDTSYIGLPKEGLSLQHYAAYFQDPRWMAATWTSIWIGVVVAVCATVLGTAFAIGCWFLSDRASTVARWILITPILVPPVVQSLGFYRFWVTLGLIDTNTGVILAHTLLALPYVSISVFAALANLDRRIPQAARSLGASVWQTVRAVVLPAAMPGMVTGGIFAFIVSFDEIVGVLFITVRNVSTLPKKIWEGIQEDIDPTIASVATMLVILTLIVTAITIWRGRASA; via the coding sequence ATGAAGACGTCGGGTTTCCGCATCTTCTTTATGACTGGCGCGTGGATGGTTCTGGCGTTCCTTTTGCTGCCGATCCTCGTGGTGATACCGGTATCATTGACCGACACCAGCTATATTGGCCTGCCAAAAGAGGGTCTGTCGCTACAGCATTATGCCGCCTATTTCCAAGATCCCCGCTGGATGGCCGCAACTTGGACAAGTATCTGGATCGGCGTTGTTGTCGCCGTCTGCGCTACGGTGCTGGGCACAGCCTTTGCCATCGGGTGCTGGTTCTTGTCAGACCGCGCGTCGACTGTCGCGCGGTGGATTCTGATCACACCCATTTTGGTGCCGCCAGTGGTCCAGTCGCTAGGCTTCTACCGCTTTTGGGTGACGCTGGGGCTGATCGATACGAATACTGGCGTGATACTGGCGCATACTTTGCTGGCGCTGCCGTATGTGTCGATCTCGGTTTTTGCGGCGCTGGCCAATCTTGATCGCCGTATCCCGCAGGCGGCGCGTAGCCTTGGCGCGTCGGTTTGGCAGACGGTGCGCGCTGTGGTCCTGCCCGCTGCTATGCCGGGTATGGTGACGGGCGGTATATTTGCCTTCATCGTCAGCTTTGACGAGATTGTCGGCGTGCTGTTCATCACCGTGCGCAACGTCTCGACCCTGCCCAAGAAGATATGGGAGGGTATTCAAGAGGACATTGATCCCACCATCGCGTCAGTGGCGACCATGCTGGTGATACTGACGCTGATTGTCACCGCGATTACGATCTGGCGGGGCCGGGCCAGTGCCTGA
- a CDS encoding ABC transporter permease yields the protein MPRLPDRLRYWFLVLPALAIMIVFYIWPLLGIWQISFTEPEAGVANYTRMFDSSAVTTSFIITFRIAIQTTIGCLILGYIVAYVISNFARRAKPLMIALVLLPFWVSVLIRSFSWIVLLGRSGIVNDSLIGAGLIDSPLRLMHNEFGVVLAMIHVMLPFAVLPMMANMRGISGAYVDAARGLGASEFTAFRKVYFPQTMPGVMSGALLVFVLSLGFYITPALLGGGRVLMISEYITYQIQEFLNWGLGSALSVALLVATAIVILIAARFVNLRSALLERGS from the coding sequence ATGCCGCGTCTGCCCGACCGCTTAAGATACTGGTTTCTGGTGCTCCCGGCGCTGGCGATCATGATCGTGTTCTACATCTGGCCGCTTTTGGGGATCTGGCAGATCTCATTTACCGAGCCGGAGGCCGGCGTTGCGAATTATACCCGCATGTTCGACTCTAGCGCGGTCACGACCAGCTTTATCATCACATTCCGCATTGCCATCCAGACCACAATAGGATGCCTGATTCTGGGCTATATCGTGGCCTATGTGATCAGCAATTTCGCCCGCCGGGCAAAGCCGCTGATGATCGCGCTGGTATTGCTGCCCTTCTGGGTGTCAGTGCTGATCCGCTCGTTTTCGTGGATTGTCCTCTTGGGCAGGTCGGGCATCGTTAACGACAGTTTGATCGGCGCGGGGCTGATTGATAGCCCCCTGCGCCTGATGCACAATGAATTCGGCGTCGTTCTGGCGATGATCCACGTGATGCTGCCTTTTGCCGTGCTGCCAATGATGGCTAACATGCGCGGCATATCGGGCGCCTATGTCGATGCTGCGCGCGGCCTCGGCGCCAGCGAATTCACCGCCTTTCGCAAAGTCTATTTCCCGCAAACGATGCCGGGCGTTATGTCAGGCGCGCTGTTGGTTTTCGTGCTGTCGCTGGGTTTTTACATCACGCCGGCGCTGCTGGGTGGCGGGCGCGTCCTAATGATCTCGGAATATATCACCTACCAGATTCAGGAATTCCTGAACTGGGGCCTCGGCTCGGCACTGTCGGTGGCGCTGCTGGTGGCAACGGCAATCGTAATCCTCATCGCCGCGCGCTTTGTCAATCTTCGTAGTGCGTTGTTGGAGCGTGGCTCATGA